The Yoonia sp. SS1-5 genome contains a region encoding:
- a CDS encoding IS481 family transposase, producing the protein MTSIQEKIIKPKLGLLELAKQLGSVSQACKVMGYSRDSFYRFRELYDQGGEEALMDLSRRKPVMKNRVPEHVEKAVIELAIDNPALGQKRASWELQQKGIMVSSSGVRSIWLRNDLETMKKRLKALEARAAQEGILLTEDQLAALEKAKAKKEAHGEIESHHPGYLGSQDTYYVGTMKGVGRIYQQTFVDTYARVAICKLYTEKTAITAADLLNDRVIPFFAEHEISLLRVLTDRGTEYCGKVENHAYQLYLAVEDVDHTRTKANSPQTNGICERFHRTIKDEFYDIAFRKKLYRSVEELQADLDAWLAKYNEQRPHSGRHCYGKTPMQTFRETLHIAVEKTIKTHDQSDSAQPVLSVAS; encoded by the coding sequence ATGACAAGTATTCAAGAGAAGATCATCAAGCCGAAGCTGGGGCTGTTGGAACTGGCCAAACAGCTCGGAAGCGTGTCGCAGGCCTGCAAAGTGATGGGTTATTCGCGGGACAGCTTTTACCGGTTCAGAGAACTTTACGATCAGGGTGGCGAAGAAGCCCTGATGGATCTCAGCCGCCGCAAGCCGGTGATGAAAAACCGCGTGCCAGAACATGTCGAGAAGGCGGTCATCGAACTGGCCATCGACAACCCGGCTCTGGGTCAGAAACGGGCGTCGTGGGAGCTGCAGCAGAAAGGCATCATGGTGTCATCGTCGGGCGTCCGGTCGATCTGGCTGCGTAATGATCTGGAAACCATGAAAAAGCGCCTCAAGGCCCTGGAGGCCCGTGCCGCCCAAGAGGGTATCTTGCTCACCGAGGATCAGTTGGCCGCGCTGGAAAAAGCCAAGGCCAAGAAAGAAGCCCATGGCGAGATCGAGAGCCACCACCCTGGCTATCTGGGCAGCCAGGACACCTATTATGTGGGCACAATGAAGGGCGTCGGACGCATTTATCAACAGACCTTTGTCGATACCTATGCCCGCGTGGCGATCTGCAAGCTCTACACTGAAAAGACGGCAATCACCGCGGCCGACTTGCTGAACGACCGCGTGATCCCGTTCTTTGCAGAGCATGAGATCAGCCTGCTGCGCGTCCTGACAGACCGGGGCACGGAATACTGTGGCAAGGTCGAGAACCACGCCTACCAGCTTTATCTGGCCGTCGAGGACGTGGACCACACCCGAACCAAGGCCAATTCTCCGCAAACAAACGGCATCTGCGAGCGGTTCCATCGCACCATCAAGGATGAGTTCTACGACATCGCATTCCGCAAGAAACTGTATCGGTCAGTCGAAGAGTTGCAGGCCGATCTGGATGCGTGGCTGGCAAAGTACAACGAACAGCGGCCACATTCGGGACGTCACTGCTATGGCAAAACACCTATGCAGACCTTCCGCGAAACGCTACACATCGCTGTCGAGAAGACGATCAAAACGCACGACCAATCGGACAGTGCGCAACCCGTTCTCAGCGTCGCAAGCTGA
- a CDS encoding ATP-binding protein, whose product MIQPTPTDSLVDPTEHAKIRRKLERHGGVYIYKDGVRVQPYGGPDFDFLDVERRRNLRAATAYYSFRNIMGAVELTSRDNPNLVEKAGREGFREDKAYRQFRSILINFFIQSAADFFRENGKYSEEWTEKRYELQRLDEVRKKREKQSKGKKNRFGEQLENFFKVIDSGQLPKTISDTVAGFEADVLSEINSKKDPKAKALAIGRLEAEAKLHLDQLRKEHAISKPRGVGLNTELRNNWEAYQAEMGRLTNDLVLPAEKTIENIVTTTVKKNKLNLEPGLRLNAAVQKHTKETLSSMKTLRTQTEETLTDLTRTVRDTTKNSFRNVSKVVDEVLAELEAVKGKKQAEFDFSKQREAFETLVADAFEEESEKLRKIYSQLEAVLSSTQSSGSDMVEVTEALEEEVVALRERQEVDFELAQIGMALNTINHEFGKTAGSLRDGLRRMKSWANANPDMKRLYDDMRVNFDHLDSYLALFNPLDRKLQSTAVDIKGSDIFRFVSDLFEKRLKRHNVRLVADEGFKAHTLHGFHADFYPVFVNLIDNAIYWASSARNDAGIIELIEDNGDLCVRDNGRGVSSIDVRNIFELSFTRKPDGRGMGLHISRQALGRLGYELNIDPPTPNSGACFRISKMSQ is encoded by the coding sequence GTGATACAGCCAACGCCAACGGACTCGTTAGTTGATCCAACCGAGCACGCCAAAATCCGAAGAAAACTTGAACGACATGGTGGAGTCTACATCTACAAAGATGGGGTCCGAGTTCAACCATATGGCGGTCCTGACTTCGACTTCCTCGATGTTGAGCGCCGGCGAAACTTGCGAGCAGCAACAGCCTACTACTCCTTCAGAAATATCATGGGGGCGGTCGAACTAACATCACGAGACAACCCCAACTTGGTAGAAAAAGCAGGGAGGGAAGGTTTTCGTGAGGATAAGGCTTACCGGCAGTTTCGAAGTATTCTGATTAACTTTTTCATACAGTCGGCGGCAGATTTCTTCCGGGAAAACGGCAAATACTCTGAAGAATGGACTGAAAAACGTTATGAACTTCAACGCCTCGATGAAGTTCGAAAGAAGCGTGAGAAACAGTCCAAAGGCAAGAAAAACAGGTTCGGTGAACAGCTAGAGAATTTCTTCAAGGTTATAGACTCCGGACAGTTGCCAAAAACCATATCTGATACGGTTGCAGGCTTTGAAGCGGACGTGCTTTCCGAAATCAATAGCAAGAAGGATCCAAAAGCCAAGGCACTTGCAATTGGCCGTCTGGAGGCTGAGGCGAAGTTGCATCTTGACCAACTTCGTAAGGAGCATGCTATCTCGAAACCGCGAGGTGTTGGTCTAAACACTGAACTACGCAACAACTGGGAGGCCTACCAAGCAGAAATGGGCCGGCTAACGAATGACTTGGTGTTGCCTGCCGAGAAGACGATCGAGAACATCGTCACAACGACTGTAAAGAAAAACAAGCTGAACCTTGAGCCTGGGCTGCGACTGAATGCTGCCGTACAAAAGCACACGAAAGAGACTCTTTCGTCTATGAAAACTCTCCGGACGCAGACGGAGGAGACCCTCACCGACCTGACACGCACAGTAAGGGATACAACAAAAAACAGCTTTCGGAACGTATCGAAAGTCGTTGATGAGGTCCTCGCCGAACTTGAGGCTGTTAAAGGTAAGAAGCAGGCAGAGTTCGATTTTTCAAAACAGCGGGAGGCTTTCGAGACCTTGGTAGCTGACGCATTCGAAGAAGAGAGCGAAAAACTGCGGAAGATCTACAGTCAACTCGAAGCTGTTCTCTCATCAACCCAATCCAGCGGTTCGGATATGGTCGAAGTCACTGAAGCACTGGAAGAAGAAGTCGTCGCGCTTCGCGAGCGACAAGAGGTCGATTTCGAGCTCGCCCAAATTGGGATGGCGCTTAACACGATTAACCATGAATTTGGAAAGACGGCTGGTAGCTTGCGAGACGGCCTTAGACGCATGAAATCTTGGGCCAATGCCAATCCTGACATGAAGCGCCTATACGACGACATGCGCGTCAACTTTGATCACTTGGACAGCTACTTGGCATTGTTCAACCCACTAGACCGGAAGCTTCAGTCGACAGCCGTCGATATCAAAGGCAGTGACATATTTCGATTTGTGTCTGACTTGTTTGAAAAGCGGCTTAAACGTCACAATGTTCGGCTCGTCGCTGATGAGGGGTTTAAGGCTCATACTCTTCATGGGTTTCACGCGGACTTCTATCCTGTCTTCGTCAACCTAATCGATAATGCGATCTATTGGGCCTCCAGTGCGAGAAACGACGCGGGCATCATTGAACTGATTGAAGACAATGGCGACCTTTGTGTCAGAGACAACGGTCGTGGAGTGAGTAGCATTGATGTCCGAAACATTTTTGAGCTCAGCTTTACTCGAAAGCCGGACGGGAGAGGTATGGGACTGCATATTTCAAGGCAGGCGCTTGGCCGGCTTGGTTACGAACTGAACATCGATCCACCAACCCCCAATTCTGGTGCCTGTTTCCGTATCTCAAAGATGTCTCAATAG
- a CDS encoding response regulator receiver domain: protein MNFADDQYKAASSFAYTMIVVDDEPVDDPVEPEPALEVKTPGRRDVAAAKKVDQKPEAQRSHPLDAKGLIKSALDLGLVCSVVNPTGDEGSVAKSVAKASLRADIVSLDWHMNHGDDGELASEIIQEILHGDEAIGGRLRLIAIYTGNKDKGAILEKIAERLNAAEEIAGKVTKTGDVLTNSSGLRIIWREKSMGNEKLANAVSETQLPNELLKAFSELSNGLLSNVALATISSMRDTTHHVLRKFSSELDGPFFHHRALLKKSSDSMDYAVSVVMSALKSEVDKSKVTSKYTTVDAIKRRLSQMPQSPENFTLRYSKKDQEKEFKLHIDDVISIMERGFSAWPDKDKQAAVGRQLDKQASPMPPKDAFSKSFSTLFCDTIETASFSMRQFSFLTNSQSSELSMVHRKAPPKLGLGSVIFSDADGGYFLCLQATCDTVRGAGLFFFVPLEVVDSDTPDIVVPHGRNGALINYVGLSVPPKCYTKSLSLDFGVINDAIGHIPICYDEQREIYHVPDANNTDYRWLANLKYKRALRIAQNMSQEISRIGFDEFEPFRKG from the coding sequence ATGAATTTTGCCGACGACCAATACAAAGCCGCCAGCTCCTTCGCGTATACAATGATCGTGGTTGACGACGAACCTGTAGATGACCCTGTCGAACCAGAACCGGCTCTTGAGGTTAAGACGCCTGGTAGGCGCGATGTTGCGGCCGCCAAGAAGGTTGATCAGAAACCTGAAGCACAACGCTCACATCCGCTAGACGCAAAAGGATTGATAAAGAGTGCCCTAGACTTGGGGCTTGTCTGCTCGGTTGTTAATCCGACTGGTGATGAAGGTAGTGTAGCAAAAAGTGTCGCTAAGGCCTCGTTGAGAGCTGATATCGTATCCTTAGACTGGCACATGAATCACGGTGATGATGGCGAGCTAGCATCCGAGATTATTCAGGAAATTCTTCATGGGGATGAGGCCATTGGAGGACGCCTGAGATTGATTGCGATCTATACCGGCAACAAGGATAAGGGAGCCATCCTTGAAAAAATCGCTGAAAGGCTCAACGCAGCTGAGGAGATCGCTGGCAAAGTTACTAAGACAGGTGATGTCCTTACCAACTCGTCAGGTTTACGTATAATTTGGCGTGAAAAATCGATGGGCAATGAAAAATTGGCGAATGCCGTTTCCGAGACGCAACTTCCAAACGAGCTGTTGAAGGCATTCTCAGAGTTGTCGAATGGTCTACTTTCGAACGTCGCGCTCGCAACGATCTCCTCGATGAGAGACACGACGCATCATGTTTTGAGAAAATTTTCGTCAGAACTCGATGGTCCATTCTTTCACCACCGCGCACTCCTTAAAAAGTCCTCCGATTCAATGGATTATGCAGTTTCTGTCGTAATGAGCGCGTTGAAGTCGGAGGTGGATAAGTCAAAAGTCACGTCGAAATATACAACAGTAGACGCAATAAAACGTCGCTTAAGTCAGATGCCTCAGAGCCCTGAAAATTTCACACTCCGGTACTCGAAAAAGGATCAAGAGAAGGAATTTAAGCTGCATATTGACGATGTCATTTCAATTATGGAACGTGGTTTTTCCGCTTGGCCAGATAAGGACAAGCAAGCAGCTGTTGGGCGGCAACTGGATAAGCAAGCCAGCCCAATGCCGCCAAAGGATGCGTTTTCCAAGAGTTTTTCTACTCTTTTCTGCGATACCATTGAGACGGCAAGTTTTTCCATGCGGCAGTTCTCGTTCTTGACTAACTCTCAGTCAAGCGAGCTCAGTATGGTACATCGAAAAGCACCGCCAAAATTGGGGCTAGGATCAGTCATTTTCTCGGATGCTGACGGTGGCTATTTTTTATGCTTACAAGCGACCTGCGATACTGTTCGTGGGGCTGGATTATTTTTCTTCGTACCGCTCGAAGTCGTGGATAGTGATACTCCTGATATCGTTGTTCCTCATGGAAGAAATGGAGCGCTTATCAACTACGTGGGCCTTTCGGTTCCGCCAAAGTGCTACACCAAATCCCTGTCTCTCGATTTTGGTGTGATAAACGATGCCATAGGGCATATCCCAATATGCTATGATGAGCAGAGAGAGATTTACCATGTCCCGGATGCCAACAATACGGACTACCGCTGGCTCGCAAATCTTAAGTACAAGCGGGCACTTAGAATTGCGCAGAATATGAGCCAGGAAATCTCTAGGATCGGCTTCGATGAATTCGAGCCATTTCGAAAAGGTTAG
- a CDS encoding DNA cytosine methyltransferase translates to MSGQSLKSHDNRLTAVDLFSGAGGLTLGLKQAGFNVLAGVEKEKIPAATYRLNHPDVHCFENDIREVGAAALLKTIGLKRGELDLLAGCPPCQGFSTLRTRKKSNAVADDRNDLLFEFLRIVEAFSPKAIMMENVPALAQDNRMKTFLKRISVLGYKVGRKNVRVEDASEYGVPQRRYRMILLASKNGQVESAEKSETITVRKCLDAVRLAPVGEAGDPLHDHVPNRAPHVKEIIRNIPKDGGSRKSLPKHLVLDCHKNKKSGFRDVYGRMSWDKISPTMTGGCGNPSKGRYLHPEEDRAISLREAALFQTFPADYRFDLTEGRGKVALMIGNALPPEFIRRHAIQIAKSLAYC, encoded by the coding sequence ATGAGCGGGCAATCCCTCAAAAGTCACGACAACAGATTAACAGCCGTAGACCTCTTTTCTGGCGCTGGCGGACTGACGCTGGGACTGAAACAGGCGGGCTTCAACGTGTTGGCTGGTGTCGAAAAGGAAAAAATCCCAGCCGCAACTTATCGGCTTAACCACCCTGATGTTCATTGCTTTGAAAATGACATACGTGAAGTCGGAGCGGCAGCGTTGTTGAAGACCATCGGCCTGAAACGGGGAGAATTAGACCTGCTGGCTGGCTGCCCACCTTGTCAGGGCTTTTCAACGCTACGAACGCGCAAGAAGTCTAATGCAGTCGCAGATGACCGTAACGACCTTTTGTTTGAGTTTCTGCGAATTGTTGAGGCTTTTTCACCCAAAGCCATCATGATGGAGAATGTGCCTGCTTTGGCGCAAGATAACCGCATGAAGACTTTCCTTAAGAGAATATCGGTCCTCGGTTACAAGGTGGGGCGCAAGAACGTAAGGGTGGAGGATGCTTCAGAATACGGCGTTCCTCAGCGCCGATACAGAATGATTTTGCTCGCATCCAAAAATGGCCAAGTTGAGAGTGCTGAAAAGTCAGAGACTATTACAGTTCGGAAATGTCTCGATGCCGTTCGGCTTGCACCAGTTGGTGAGGCAGGTGACCCGCTGCATGACCATGTTCCAAACAGAGCTCCGCACGTAAAGGAAATCATACGCAATATACCGAAGGACGGAGGATCGAGAAAATCGCTACCAAAACATCTGGTACTTGATTGTCATAAAAACAAAAAGTCTGGCTTTCGCGATGTTTATGGGCGCATGTCTTGGGACAAAATTTCCCCTACGATGACAGGTGGCTGCGGGAATCCATCAAAGGGTCGATACCTGCACCCGGAAGAAGATCGTGCAATTAGCTTGCGTGAAGCGGCATTGTTTCAAACGTTTCCTGCTGACTATCGGTTTGACCTCACTGAAGGTCGCGGCAAAGTTGCCTTAATGATCGGGAATGCGTTGCCCCCAGAATTCATTAGGCGGCACGCTATACAGATTGCAAAATCGTTGGCATACTGCTGA
- a CDS encoding LysR family transcriptional regulator — translation MRTLTSFLFWLARSIKQNLPAEGTHMLANGNSTMGQIEDLRLFVKVVDSGGIARAAEEMNIAKSAVSRRLAQLEDRYSVRLIDRQPRVWEVTSAGQELYQRASHMVAEIDELDADFLQVGHTLKGPLSITIAREFGLAYLKPTLFKFAQDHPNIDLTIDFDDRTVDLDSENYDLAVRVTATELQGLHCHRLGTTQHGLFASQEYAESHPLPKSIEELTGHPLLHYGAERRATWAFENDGKRRTVKFRPALRSNYGTFLLDASLNDDGIIRLPLFVVDSEVQKGNLVPVLPHLKHADYGIYVVHSSKRRINKRMRAMIDALSESCVSLNG, via the coding sequence ATGAGAACGCTGACAAGCTTCCTGTTTTGGCTGGCCCGTAGTATTAAACAGAACCTTCCGGCCGAAGGCACACACATGTTAGCGAACGGAAACTCAACCATGGGCCAGATCGAAGACCTCCGCCTTTTCGTGAAAGTCGTGGACAGCGGCGGGATCGCCCGTGCGGCGGAAGAGATGAACATCGCCAAATCAGCCGTAAGTCGCAGGTTGGCCCAACTTGAAGACCGCTACTCTGTCCGCTTGATCGACCGCCAACCCCGAGTGTGGGAGGTCACGAGCGCCGGGCAAGAGCTTTACCAACGTGCCAGCCACATGGTGGCCGAAATCGATGAGTTGGACGCCGACTTCTTGCAAGTGGGCCATACGCTCAAGGGGCCGCTGTCCATCACCATCGCGCGTGAGTTTGGCCTGGCATACCTCAAACCGACGCTGTTCAAATTTGCCCAAGATCACCCGAACATCGACCTGACCATAGACTTCGATGACCGGACCGTTGATCTGGATAGCGAAAATTACGACCTCGCCGTACGCGTGACAGCGACTGAGTTGCAGGGGCTACACTGCCACCGGCTTGGCACCACGCAGCACGGTCTATTTGCAAGCCAAGAGTACGCGGAAAGCCACCCGCTGCCGAAGAGCATCGAAGAGCTTACCGGACACCCACTCTTACACTACGGTGCCGAGCGCCGTGCGACGTGGGCCTTTGAGAACGACGGGAAACGAAGAACAGTGAAGTTTCGCCCCGCCTTGAGATCCAACTATGGGACGTTTCTGCTTGATGCCTCTTTGAATGATGACGGGATCATTCGGTTGCCACTGTTCGTCGTCGATAGCGAGGTCCAAAAGGGTAACTTGGTGCCGGTACTGCCGCATCTCAAACACGCCGACTACGGCATTTACGTCGTTCACAGCAGCAAGCGTCGTATCAACAAGCGCATGAGGGCAATGATTGATGCGCTGAGTGAGAGTTGCGTATCACTGAATGGCTGA